From the genome of Podospora pseudoanserina strain CBS 124.78 chromosome 7 map unlocalized CBS124.78p_7.2, whole genome shotgun sequence, one region includes:
- the TIM23 gene encoding Mitochondrial import inner membrane translocase subunit tim23 (BUSCO:EOG09264NC7; COG:U; EggNog:ENOG503NW8D) → MSLWDTLTGKKSSSQTPSSTAPPPTTQSPPTSTGYASSPAPFDPTQAQGVEQFLGTSSFADPTQLHAFAGIDKDTLDYLSLEDSALTDLPGGQSVLPSRGFTDDLCYGTGVTYLAGLTLGGAWGLQEGLRRSADQPPKLRLNTVLNSITRRGPFLGNSAGVVAIVYNCVNSYIGYVRGKHDAANMILAGGISGAIFKSTRGLRPMMISGGLVASVAGLWAITRRTFFPTSQPQHKELENL, encoded by the exons aTGTCTCTCTGGGATACCCTGACGGGCAAGAAGTCCTCgtcacaaaccccctcatcgACTGCGCCgccacccaccacacagtcaccacccaccagcaccggctatgcctcctccccagctccctTCGACCCAACCCAGGCCCAGGGTGTTGAGCAGTTCCTCGGCACCTCTTCTTTCGCCGACCCAACACAACTACATGCCTTCGCTGGCATAGACAAGGACACACTCGACTACCTCAGCCTCGAAGACTCTGCCCTCACAGACCTCCCCGGTGGCCAGTCGGTACTGCCATCCCGCGGCTTCACAGACGATCTCTGCTACGGCACCGGTGTGACCTACCTGGCAGGTCTGACATTAGGAGGTGCTTGGGGTCTGCAAGAAGGATTGAGGAGGTCGGCCGACCAGCCGCCAAAGCTGCGGTTGAACACGGTGCTCAACTCGATCACCAGGAGAGGACCTTTCTTGGGCAACTCGGCGGGTGTGGTGGCTATTGTGTACAACTGCGTCAACTCATACATTGGCTACGTCAGGGGGAAGCACGATGCTGCCAACATGATTCTAGCGGGTGGCATCAGCGGCGCGATTTTCAAGAGCACAAGGGGTCTCCGGCCAATGATGATTTCGGGTGGTCTCGTGGCCTCGGTGGCTGGTCTCTGGGCG ATCACCCGGCGCACATTCTTCCCCACAAGCCAACCGCAACAcaaggagctcgagaacCTTTAA
- a CDS encoding uncharacterized protein (COG:D; EggNog:ENOG503NXN0; BUSCO:EOG09260OZU) codes for MEGQTSDGSIDALISGLGPEIFENANTISKWLLSRPEETRPQLAEALFQKLFQDASQARQHHGNGHACVRLCSFVQQCFKSSDQTLKKWSTTEALTLELFLFYLEWYEHDPHRALRLILDVLVAACTDNPCPETGRAIKGRVLETLVQIITRKYPKQLTKSGLQCLEHLLSKRVVSLDDIALTYKQVEPAVASLPSLELWKSFVFHLFSWMELTYVCPLAGKCIVHVFRCLDSAAALDPTTGFDVELWRQWLQDALVQNPEILEDIKNYVLVAIFKTDKAAALRLLHVFNKQQLSNNQQGSDQGILLQLATLDLGKKTGLVDEPASQPEESKHLALDSKVLGTLLGHPTISVRCSALSLVVSSQATTKPLSEDAFSLLRTYLAAFQADYDAKVRNEVLGLTKNLLKRVKSIITVARRSLADFANRESQLAAGGNAEPPLKKKKAGPEAALRDASEAKSVLTSHQNFLEWYVGFLRDELIPTASYQRHITAVKAALLAVRVGKHAAATDDTVDEDVIRLIANDPTWTRLLFDLLLDPFDDVREAASTLLSLIPQELIARPVAQSRSSETLLDILRSFCGRANALADRTGRADHGDGAARAQGLSGSWLNAQQLQIQYLAEIISGIEAKISKAEQDLGHAAIESPVHADFAAIRQVNEHDEARAFYVWQVLAKQTYAETELEALRQLQERIFGGAQRIWLAVKHVLCDDSPEGHLPEEMEDIEGLDTKDLLSYSFRAVHESSNLLRLIMGTLRLKAVAGVPFPPLEVFKKTGYLTFEQLAQLRHRGAFSTVSYTFTNCCQLTQNLKTVYPNADKEADLLRDWYKGAVECIMTQASTTRRSAGIPSLIAAVLSANASSPSFDEVYGNLEQIGKKPVTQAETDGSNLPQVHALNCLREIFRSSLLSKRAEGYLARTLHLASTSLKSEVWAIRNCGLLLLRALIDCLLGTGESKAIIESGWDGNSVRISYNKYPELPDIILGLLEADDVDAGLANSAAAEAVFPALDIIRRAGPPEEHRGELRKRIENYLGSKVWHVREIAARTLCSFLLREDWVSEIGKLLEQAGTSSNRLHGALLTARFVIERKSDLGSDLKTENAWAESLVEILATKSEVFGRCPEVEAGYLEILNLLIKLQCLTTDKLTSTLQISTKTGSPASALLEMEIALGLVHETASSGDVAGLRNYLVELLARDVNVASRMLEAIPAAFSQAQDDNSRVRSEICQLYVEVCSTSPAPEVRAVSLANLGALMSAMLSNGHASELPSLSQLDTLWSDLTKWSINPELSWAITETSGIIMAILASCHRDNLPDLDQRLRNWGALISDSLHVDNSFDTRHAAAFSLHTFFSLIPAPLFRTAYLPAFSALYTALTDDDDEIREVAALAVSSLTAQPATANISSKTLVTSLLPSHLPTPEFFSLAISHLTSGNVPAETKLGKALDFDDALFAAEEQNLFVDEVREAREWRKGLVGAIEANKNGERVLKEWKEWTVQGLKAVVKVMKEKREDGPLGWTSDQKVFAVVARVLISARGVLAVDEGEEVEVLLGEVVEMGRGGLLHGGLVGLALEEV; via the exons ATGGAGGGGCAGACCTCAGACGGCAGCATCGATGCACTCATTTCTGGACTCGGCCCGGAAATCTTTGAAAATGCAAACACCATCTCAAAATGGCTGTTGAGTCGGCCTGAAGAAACCAGACCCCA GCTGGCCGAGGCCCTTTTCCAGAAACTCTTCCAGGATGCCTCACAGGCTCGCCAACATCATGGAAATGGTCACGCCTGTGTCAGGCTGTGCAGCTTTGTTCAGCAATGCTTCAAGTCTAGCGACCAGACCTTGAAGAAGTGGTCCACCACAGAGGCTCTCACTTTGgagctcttcctcttctACTTGGAGTGGTACGAACACGATCCTCACAGGGCCCTGCGCCTGATTCTGGATGTGCTTGTAGCGGCTTGCACCGACAACCCTTGCCCCGAGACAGGACGGGCCATCAAGGGACGCGTGCTGGAAACGCTCGTCCAAATCATCACTCGAAAATATCCCAAGCAACTGACAAAATCAGGACTTCAATGTCTTGAGCATCTCCTCAGCAAGCGCGTGGTCTCATTAGACGACATAGCTTTGACCTACAAACAGGTAGAGCCAGCAGTGGCTTCTCTGCCGAGTCTTGAGCTCTGGAAATCATTCGTCTTCCATCTGTTTTCCTGGATGGAACTTACCTATGTTTGCCCTCTGGCCGGAAAATGCATCGTTCATGTTTTCCGCTGTCTAGACAGCGCTGCGGCACTGGATCCCACCACAGGGTTCGACGTTGAGTTATGGCGGCAATGGTTACAAGATGCCCTTGTTCAGAATCCAGAGATTTTGGAAGACATCAAAAACTATGTGCTGGTGGCCATCTTCAAGACTGATAAAGCTGCGGCTTTGAGACTGTTACATGTTttcaacaagcagcagctCTCTAACAACCAGCAAGGATCCGATCAGGGTATTTTACTTCAGCTGGCTACGTTGGACCTGGGCAAGAAGACTGGTCTGGTGGACGAGCCCGCCAGCCAGCCTGAGGAGTCAAAACACCTTGCATTGGATTCGAAAGTTTTGGGGACACTGCTTGGCCATCCCACCATTTCGGTGAGATGTAGCGCTCTGTCCCTGGTGGTCTCATCTcaggccaccaccaagcctcTTTCAGAGGATGCCTTCAGCCTGTTAAGGACATACCTGGCCGCCTTTCAGGCGGACTACGATGCCAAAGTCCGTAACGAGGTCCTTGGACTCACCAAGAATCTGCTGAAGCGTGTAAAGAGCATCATCACCGTTGCTCGACGAAGTTTGGCCGATTTTGCAAACCGGGAATCCCAACTCGCCGCTGGCGGTAATGCCGAGCCACctctgaagaagaagaaggcgggtCCTGAAGCTGCTCTGAGGGATGCTTCCGAAGCGAAATCCGTTCTTACATCGCACCAAAACTTCCTAGAGTGGTATGTAGGCTTTCTCAGAGACGAGCTGATACCTACGGCGTCCTACCAGCGCCATATTACTGCTGTGAAAGCTGCTCTTTTGGCCGTCAGAGTTGGAAAGCACGCCGCTGCTACAGACGATactgttgatgaggatgtgaTCCGATTAATCGCTAATGATCCTACCTGGACTCGTCTTCTTTTCGATCTTCTGTTGGATCCCTTCGACGACGTCCGAGAGGCTGCTTCGACACTCTTGAGTTTGATACCACAAGAACTGATAGCTAGACCTGTGGCCCAATCACGGAGTTCAGAAACGCTCCTCGACATCCTTCGGAGCTTCTGTGGACGGGCTAATGCGTTGGCTGACAGAACTGGGCGAGCTGACCATGGTGATGGAGCCGCTCGGGCACAGGGTCTTTCAGGCAGCTGGCTGAATGCCCAACAGCTGCAGATTCAGTACCTGGCAGAAATTATCAGTGGTATTGAAGCCAAGATTTCCAAAGCGGAACAAGATTTAGGACATGCGGCAATCGAGAGCCCTGTTCATGCCGATTTTGCAGCAATTAGGCAAGTCAACGAACATGACGAAGCCAGGGCGTT CTATGTCTGGCAGGTGCTCGCCAAGCAAACTTACGCTGAAACCGAGTTAGAAGCCCTCCGCCAACTTCAAGAGCGGATATTTGGTGGAGCGCAACGGATATGGCTGGCAGTCAAACATGTTCTTTGTGATGACTCCCCGGAAGGCCATTTGCCCGAAGAAATGGAAGACATTGAAGGCCTGGACACCAAGGACCTTCTTAGCTACAGCTTCCGCGCGGTCCACGAGTCTAG TAACCTCTTGCGCCTCATCATGGGGACCTTACGGTTGAAGGCAGTGGCCGGTgtgccttttcctcctctaGAGGTGTTCAAAAAGACAGGTTACCTGACTTTTGAACAACTGGCTCAGCTGAGACATCGTGGTGCCTTCTCTACAGTCTCGTATACTTTTACGAACTGTTGCCAACTCACCCAAAATCTGAAGACTGTGTACCCTAACGCTGATAAAGAGGCTGATCTGCTTCGTGACTGGTACAAG GGGGCAGTAGAGTGCATCATGACCCAAGCATCGACGACTCGCCGGTCGGCAGGCATTCCATCTCTTATTGCCGCTGTTCTGTCGGCGAAtgcctcttctccatctttcGACGAAGTCTACGGCAACCTCGAGCAAATTGGAAAGAAACCCGTAACGCAAGCTGAGACTGATGGCTCCAACCTTCCGCAAGTTCACGCCCTCAACTGCCTGAGAGAAATCTTCAGGAGTTCGCTTCTCAGTAAGCGCGCCGAGGGTTACTTGGCCAGAACGCTGCATCTTGCTTCAACCAGTCTGAAGTCTGAAGT CTGGGCAATCCGCAACTgtggccttctccttctgaGAGCGCTCATAGATTGTCTGCTCGGCACCGGCGAGAGTAAGGCCATCATCGAATCTGGTTGGGACGGCAACTCTGTTCGTATCTCGTACAACAAGTATCCGGAACTACCAGATATCattctcggccttcttgaagCAGACGATGTCGACGCGGGGCTGGCCAACTCTGCCGCTGCGGAAGCGGTATTCCCCGCTCTTGACATCATTCGTCGTGCTGGCCCTCCAGAGGAGCACAGAGGCGAGCTGCGGAAGCGCATTGAAAACTATCTTGGCAGCAAGGTTTGGCACGTTCGTGAGATTGCTGCCAGAACCCtctgctccttcttgttgaGAGAGGATTGGGTGTCTGAGATTGGCAAGCTTCTTGAGCAAGCCGGCACTTCGTCCAATCGGCTCCATGGCGCTCTTCTCACAGCGAGATTTGTTATTGAACGCAAGTCAGACTTGGGCAGTGACCTAAAGACAGAAAATGCTTGGGCAGAGTCTCTTGTGGAGATTCTTGCTACCAAAAGCGAGGTCTTTGGACGCTGCCCAGAGGTGGAAGCGGGTTATCTTGAGATTCTCAACCTGCTCATCAAGCTTCAATGTCTGACCACAGACAAGCTGACTTCCACTCTCCAGATCTCAACCAAGACCGGGAGCCCAGCTTCGGcgctgttggagatggagattgCTCTCGGACTAGTTCACGAAACAGCTTCGTCCGGTGACGTTGCCGGTCTCCGCAACTACCTTGTCGAGCTGCTAGCTAGAGATGTCAACGTCGCCAGCCGAATGCTCGAAGCCATTCCAGCTGCCTTCTCCCAGGCGCAGGATGACAACTCCAGGGTCCGGTCAGAGATTTGCCAGTTGTATGTTGAGGTCTGCAGCACTTCACCTGCCCCTGAGGTCCGCGCGGTGTCACTCGCCAACCTCGGGGCACTGATGTCGGCCATGCTCTCCAACGGTCATGCTTCCGAATTGCCCTCCCTGTCCCAGCTCGACACCCTCTGGTCAGACCTCACAAAGTGGTCCATCAACCCAGAGCTATCTTGGGCCATCACCGAAACAAGCGGCATAATAATGGCTATTCTCGCCTCTTGCCACAGAGACAACCTCCCAGACTTGGACCAAAGACTCCGTAACTGGGGTGCTCTGATTTCAGATTCTCTGCACGTCGACAAT TCATTCGACACCCGCCACGCCGCCGCTTTCTCTCTGCatacctttttttccctcatCCCCGCTCCCCTTTTCCGAACCGCGTACCTGCCGGCCTTTTCAGCCCTCTACACAGCCCTaacagacgacgacgacgaaatCCGCGAGGTTGCCGCGCTCGCGGTGTCCAGTCTCACGGCCCAACCGGCAACAGCAAACATCTCGTCCAAAACCCTTGttacctccctcctcccttctcacCTCCCCACTCCAGAGTTTTTTTCCCTTGCCATCTCCCATTTAACCTCTGGTAACGTCCCAGCGGAAACAAAACTCGGCAAGGCgctcgactttgacgacgcGTTATTCGCAGCAGAGGAGCAGAATTTGTTTGTTGACGAGGTTAGAGAGgcgagggagtggaggaaggggttggtgggtgctattgaggctaACAAAaatggggagagggttttGAAAGAGTGGAAGGAGTGGACTGTGCAGGGGCtgaaggcggtggtgaaggtgatgaaggaaaaaagagaggatgGGCCGTTGGGGTGGACGAGCGATCAAAAGgtttttgctgttgtggcTCGGGTTTTGATCTCTGCGAGGGGGGTGCtggctgttgatgagggggaggaggtggaggtgttgttgggtgaggtggtcgagatggggagggggggtttgttgcatgggggtttggtggggttggccttggaggaggtttga